In the Haloferula helveola genome, one interval contains:
- a CDS encoding serine/threonine-protein kinase: MQERYEIRGKLGQGGLGAVYRAYDRSLKREVAIKRILTEEDGQAEEATRQMEQETGALAALQHPHIVTIYDVGTDDDGPFVVMELLKGNTVDELVEKAPLTWKDFKELGQQIMEGLIAAQDLGLVHRDLKPSNIMVNWLPSGKFQAKIVDFGLAKFSPKPSNQTLDQNDAVYGSIFFMAPEQFERAALDTRTDMYAIGCVYYFALSGVTPFQGDTGPQVMAAHLEHRVVPLAELRPDIPSWVADWVMWHINRTPAERPENAREALSNFIELNDIPGTETMTTGNSTPSTPEPEQPKRPRLIIPGAAPEAEAPAPEPTPAPAPATPPAQPIQPVAPVQETPPPPPAPEPTPEPAPPAPVAQTGPVPAPPVTQTAPQPLQPPAGAPPSVHTTAQQPTASVAETAPNAPPPAQPVVPVVQAATPTAPAPQAAPAPQAAKVVPTVQLSGSPVQPTGQAPVPQAAPAPQPAGGGAPGRPGMPGQSGGATMLPTAKKGMGAGAKIAIASILAVLVIIVGVMVASTMGSNKVNERYNDLVRIAADPATKELPVSGEDLGILLNSITLGNNKSRQTVYKALSIATATDGTDVDTEIAKFATTGNLNDEIRVTLLDKVLAIRSNPVVVPYLIEFARKTENDSAAAAALRAVRAMGGESELDDFLDVIQFTSSNTIRRAAEEAAAEVLKRAEDPGTAAQTIATAAETAVDDDNRRAMIRLLGPAGGEKAEEVVSGALEGDDDYDKLAALEALKYWRDDSMFETLIEFLEEQTDEKLRPKAFDAAYVFLTDKDRAKKRDDLDSEDFWKMLARNAKTEREQYTIVSGLAKQETSDWAMSVIEYFVDESESDNVIDRAEKALDYMKERQKVKGTDD, translated from the coding sequence ATGCAGGAACGCTACGAAATCCGCGGCAAACTCGGACAGGGAGGGCTTGGCGCCGTCTATCGCGCCTACGACCGGAGCCTGAAGCGCGAGGTCGCGATCAAGCGGATCCTCACCGAGGAAGACGGCCAGGCCGAGGAGGCGACCCGCCAGATGGAGCAGGAGACCGGCGCGCTCGCCGCCCTCCAGCATCCGCACATCGTGACGATTTACGACGTCGGCACCGATGACGACGGCCCGTTCGTCGTGATGGAGCTGTTGAAGGGCAACACGGTCGACGAACTGGTCGAGAAGGCACCGCTGACCTGGAAGGACTTCAAGGAACTGGGCCAGCAGATCATGGAGGGCCTGATCGCCGCGCAGGACCTCGGACTGGTCCACCGCGACCTCAAGCCGTCGAACATCATGGTCAACTGGCTGCCGTCCGGGAAATTCCAGGCCAAGATCGTGGATTTCGGTCTGGCGAAATTCTCGCCCAAGCCGAGCAACCAGACGCTCGACCAAAACGACGCTGTTTACGGGTCGATTTTCTTCATGGCGCCGGAGCAGTTCGAGCGGGCGGCGCTCGACACCCGGACCGACATGTACGCCATCGGCTGCGTGTATTACTTCGCCCTGTCGGGCGTCACACCCTTCCAAGGTGACACCGGACCGCAGGTAATGGCCGCTCATTTGGAGCATCGGGTCGTTCCACTTGCAGAACTCCGGCCGGATATCCCAAGCTGGGTCGCCGACTGGGTGATGTGGCACATCAACCGCACTCCCGCCGAACGGCCAGAAAACGCGCGCGAGGCGCTCAGCAACTTCATCGAACTCAACGACATCCCCGGCACTGAGACCATGACCACCGGCAATTCCACGCCTTCCACGCCCGAGCCCGAGCAACCGAAGCGGCCGCGCCTGATCATCCCCGGCGCCGCTCCGGAAGCCGAAGCTCCCGCGCCCGAGCCGACCCCGGCGCCCGCTCCGGCAACGCCCCCGGCGCAGCCGATCCAGCCGGTGGCTCCGGTGCAGGAAACTCCTCCACCGCCGCCGGCACCCGAGCCCACACCAGAGCCGGCCCCGCCCGCTCCCGTCGCCCAGACCGGTCCCGTGCCGGCGCCACCGGTGACCCAGACCGCACCCCAGCCGCTTCAGCCTCCCGCCGGCGCCCCTCCCAGCGTTCACACAACTGCCCAGCAGCCGACCGCCTCGGTGGCGGAAACCGCACCCAACGCTCCGCCTCCGGCGCAGCCGGTCGTGCCGGTGGTGCAGGCCGCCACCCCGACCGCGCCCGCCCCTCAGGCGGCTCCCGCGCCGCAAGCGGCCAAGGTTGTTCCAACCGTCCAGCTTTCCGGTAGTCCGGTGCAGCCGACCGGCCAAGCTCCGGTGCCGCAAGCGGCACCCGCACCCCAACCCGCCGGCGGCGGCGCGCCCGGCCGTCCGGGGATGCCCGGCCAGAGCGGTGGAGCGACGATGCTCCCGACCGCCAAGAAAGGCATGGGAGCCGGCGCCAAGATCGCCATCGCCAGCATCCTCGCGGTGCTGGTCATCATCGTCGGCGTCATGGTCGCCAGCACCATGGGCAGCAACAAGGTGAACGAGCGCTACAACGACCTCGTCCGGATCGCCGCCGACCCCGCCACCAAGGAGTTGCCCGTGAGCGGCGAAGATCTCGGCATCCTGCTGAACTCGATCACGCTCGGGAACAACAAGAGCCGCCAGACGGTTTACAAGGCGCTGTCGATCGCCACCGCCACCGACGGCACCGACGTCGATACCGAGATCGCCAAGTTCGCCACCACCGGCAACCTCAACGACGAAATCCGCGTCACCCTGCTCGACAAGGTTCTGGCGATCCGCTCGAACCCGGTCGTGGTCCCCTACCTGATCGAGTTCGCCCGCAAGACGGAGAACGACAGCGCCGCCGCCGCCGCATTGCGGGCCGTCCGCGCGATGGGCGGGGAAAGTGAGCTCGACGACTTCCTCGACGTCATCCAGTTCACGTCTTCGAACACCATCCGTCGCGCCGCCGAAGAGGCCGCCGCCGAGGTGCTCAAGAGGGCGGAGGATCCCGGCACCGCCGCGCAGACGATCGCCACCGCTGCCGAGACCGCAGTCGATGACGACAACCGCCGCGCGATGATCCGACTGCTCGGCCCCGCCGGCGGCGAGAAGGCCGAGGAGGTTGTGTCCGGTGCTCTCGAGGGCGACGACGACTACGACAAACTCGCCGCGCTCGAAGCGCTCAAGTACTGGCGCGACGACTCGATGTTCGAAACGCTCATCGAGTTCCTCGAGGAGCAGACCGACGAGAAGCTTCGCCCGAAGGCCTTCGATGCGGCCTACGTTTTCCTCACCGACAAGGACCGCGCCAAGAAGCGCGACGACCTCGACAGTGAGGACTTCTGGAAAATGCTCGCCCGCAACGCCAAGACCGAGCGCGAGCAATACACCATCGTCAGCGGCCTCGCGAAACAGGAGACCTCGGACTGGGCGATGTCGGTCATCGAGTACTTCGTCGACGAGTCGGAAAGCGACAACGTCATCGACCGCGCCGAGAAGGCCCTCGACTACATGAAGGAGCGCCAGAAGGTCAAAGGCACCGACGACTGA
- a CDS encoding transglutaminase family protein, translating to MSIHCAIRHRTKYVYDRPVPLSPQVVRLRPAPHNRTQILSYSLKIGPEGHFLNWQQDPFGNFLARLVFPEQVREFEIQVDLVADLSSINPFDFFLDEEAQHWPFTYANWQASELAPFRTLNEPGPLLKKLIEECRPTIGKERTIDYLVRLNQLLEKRIDYLVRLEPGVQKPEETLEKRSGSCRDSAWLLVQLLRHLGFAARFVSGYLIQLKPDIKPIEGPEGPEEDFTDLHAWTEVYLPGAGWVGFDPTSGLCTGEGHIPLAATPEPSSAAPVTGHLLAKCECEFEFEMEVTRVREIPRVTKPYSRKEWKRIDALGKAVDERLAKGGLKLTMGGEPTFVSIDDMEGDEWNTAAMGPNKRGLADDLLRKLFGRFAPGGFLHHGQGKWYPGEQLPRWSFSCHWRTDGVPVWKDKELIAVEGRDYGHDENDSLAFIESLAERLKVDGDHAMPAYEDAWYYMWRERRLPTNVDPFDSKLDDEIERKRLARIFEQKLDKVVGHVLPLWRGLDPEEWITGDWFLRPERLYLLPGDSALGLRLPLDSLPWTDEHWGPVVEPADPSIPRSPFPAYRLTAGGAIDGSTGAPEPKHQFPGVEGPGAGDEGAAVSSRYDGGHPEDFFRGQPASDIVRTALCVEPREGHLNIFMPPLRRAEDYLELVGAIEDTAAELGLPVMIEGYLPPRDPRLNHFSVTPDPGVIEVNIHPARNWDELKTITRGVYEDARSSRLGTEKFLVDGRHSGTGGGNHIVVGGSSTLESPFLRHPQILRSLVSYWHNHPSLSYLFSGLFIGPTSQAPRVDEARDDALHEMEIAFRQLPEHDTIQDNCPWLVDRVMRNMLVDITGNTHRAEFCIDKLYSPDSSSGRLGLLEMRAFEMPPHAEMSLVQQLLVRAAISRFREDPYRESLVRWGTSLHDKFMLPHFIAEDFEDVVEDFQRHGFDFDPAWFAPHREFRFPEIGTIAHRGIELELRQAIEPWHVLGEEQAAGGTARYVDSSVERVQVKVAGMTDPRHVITCNGRRVPLHPTGRPGEYVAGVRFRAWAPFSARHPTMQVQAPLTFDVVDRWNARSIGGCEYHVTHPGGRSYEDFPVNAESAHGRRKERFIGFGHTPGPLEPEYEPLGREFPLTLDLQA from the coding sequence ATGTCGATTCACTGCGCCATCCGTCACCGGACGAAATACGTCTATGACCGGCCCGTTCCGCTCTCCCCACAGGTCGTCCGTCTGCGTCCCGCGCCGCACAACCGCACCCAGATCCTTTCCTACTCGCTGAAGATCGGCCCCGAGGGCCACTTCCTGAACTGGCAGCAGGACCCGTTCGGCAACTTCCTGGCGCGCCTCGTCTTCCCCGAGCAGGTGCGCGAGTTCGAGATCCAGGTCGATCTCGTCGCCGACCTTTCTTCGATCAATCCGTTCGACTTCTTCCTCGATGAGGAAGCGCAGCACTGGCCGTTCACCTACGCCAACTGGCAGGCCAGCGAACTCGCGCCGTTCCGGACGCTCAACGAGCCGGGCCCGCTGCTGAAGAAGCTCATCGAGGAATGCCGCCCGACGATCGGCAAGGAGCGGACGATCGACTACCTCGTCCGCCTCAACCAGCTACTCGAGAAGCGCATCGATTACCTCGTCCGCCTCGAGCCCGGCGTGCAGAAGCCCGAGGAGACTTTGGAAAAGCGGTCCGGATCATGCCGCGACAGCGCGTGGCTGCTGGTCCAGCTGCTGCGGCATCTCGGCTTCGCCGCGCGGTTCGTTTCCGGCTACCTCATCCAGCTCAAGCCGGACATCAAGCCGATCGAAGGACCCGAAGGACCGGAAGAGGACTTCACCGACCTTCACGCGTGGACCGAGGTTTACCTGCCGGGAGCCGGCTGGGTCGGCTTCGATCCGACCTCGGGTCTGTGCACCGGCGAAGGCCACATCCCGCTGGCCGCGACGCCCGAGCCGAGCTCGGCAGCGCCGGTGACCGGGCATCTGCTCGCGAAGTGCGAGTGCGAGTTCGAGTTCGAGATGGAGGTGACCCGCGTGCGGGAAATCCCGCGTGTCACGAAGCCATACAGCCGCAAGGAGTGGAAGCGGATCGACGCGCTCGGCAAGGCGGTCGACGAACGCCTCGCCAAGGGCGGTCTCAAGCTGACGATGGGCGGCGAGCCGACCTTCGTCTCGATCGACGACATGGAAGGTGACGAGTGGAACACCGCCGCCATGGGACCGAACAAGCGCGGTCTCGCCGACGACCTGCTGCGCAAGCTTTTCGGACGCTTCGCTCCGGGGGGCTTCCTCCACCACGGCCAGGGGAAATGGTACCCCGGCGAGCAACTGCCGCGCTGGAGCTTCAGCTGCCACTGGCGGACCGACGGCGTGCCGGTCTGGAAGGACAAGGAGCTGATCGCGGTGGAAGGCCGCGACTACGGTCACGACGAAAACGACTCGCTCGCTTTCATCGAAAGCCTCGCCGAGCGTCTCAAGGTCGATGGCGACCATGCCATGCCCGCCTACGAGGATGCTTGGTACTACATGTGGCGTGAAAGGCGCCTGCCGACGAATGTCGATCCCTTCGACTCGAAGCTCGACGACGAGATCGAGCGCAAGCGCCTCGCGCGGATCTTCGAGCAGAAGCTCGACAAGGTGGTCGGCCATGTCCTGCCGCTGTGGCGGGGGCTGGATCCGGAGGAATGGATCACCGGCGACTGGTTCCTGCGCCCGGAGCGCCTCTATCTGCTGCCCGGCGACTCGGCACTTGGCTTGCGCCTGCCGCTCGACAGCCTGCCATGGACCGACGAGCACTGGGGTCCCGTCGTCGAGCCCGCCGATCCGAGCATTCCGCGTTCGCCATTTCCCGCCTACCGGCTCACGGCCGGCGGGGCGATCGACGGTTCGACCGGTGCTCCGGAGCCGAAGCACCAGTTTCCGGGAGTCGAGGGACCGGGTGCCGGTGATGAGGGGGCGGCCGTATCTTCCCGCTACGACGGCGGCCACCCGGAAGACTTCTTCCGCGGCCAGCCGGCTTCTGATATCGTCCGCACCGCGCTCTGCGTCGAGCCGCGCGAGGGGCACCTGAACATCTTCATGCCGCCGCTGCGCCGCGCCGAGGACTACCTCGAGCTGGTCGGGGCGATCGAGGACACCGCCGCGGAGCTCGGCCTACCGGTGATGATCGAAGGCTACCTGCCGCCCCGCGACCCGCGCCTGAACCATTTCTCGGTGACACCGGATCCCGGTGTGATCGAGGTGAACATCCACCCCGCGCGGAACTGGGACGAGCTGAAGACGATTACCCGCGGCGTCTACGAGGATGCCCGTAGTTCAAGGCTCGGCACCGAGAAGTTCCTGGTCGACGGCCGCCACTCGGGCACCGGCGGCGGCAACCACATCGTGGTCGGCGGATCGAGCACGCTCGAGAGTCCGTTCCTCCGCCATCCGCAGATCCTCCGCAGCCTCGTCAGCTACTGGCACAACCATCCGTCGCTATCCTACCTGTTCTCCGGACTGTTCATCGGTCCGACCAGTCAGGCGCCGCGGGTCGACGAGGCGCGGGACGACGCGTTGCACGAAATGGAGATCGCGTTCCGCCAGCTGCCGGAGCACGACACCATCCAGGACAACTGCCCGTGGTTGGTCGACCGCGTGATGCGCAACATGCTGGTGGACATCACCGGCAACACCCACCGCGCCGAGTTCTGCATCGACAAGCTCTACTCGCCCGACAGCTCGAGCGGCCGCCTCGGGTTGCTCGAAATGCGTGCCTTTGAGATGCCGCCGCACGCCGAGATGAGCCTCGTCCAGCAATTGCTGGTGCGTGCCGCGATCAGCCGCTTCCGTGAAGATCCCTACCGCGAGTCGCTGGTGCGATGGGGAACGTCGCTGCACGACAAATTCATGCTGCCGCACTTCATTGCCGAGGACTTCGAGGATGTCGTGGAAGACTTCCAGCGCCATGGTTTTGACTTCGATCCCGCGTGGTTCGCACCGCACCGCGAGTTCCGCTTCCCGGAGATTGGCACCATCGCGCATCGCGGGATCGAGCTCGAGCTCCGTCAGGCGATCGAGCCGTGGCACGTGCTCGGCGAGGAGCAGGCCGCCGGAGGCACCGCCCGCTACGTCGATTCGTCGGTCGAGCGGGTTCAGGTGAAGGTCGCCGGCATGACCGATCCGCGGCATGTCATCACCTGCAACGGCCGTCGCGTGCCGCTGCACCCGACCGGGCGGCCGGGCGAATACGTCGCCGGCGTCCGCTTCCGTGCTTGGGCGCCGTTCTCGGCCCGCCACCCGACGATGCAGGTTCAGGCGCCGCTGACCTTTGAT
- the lpxA gene encoding acyl-ACP--UDP-N-acetylglucosamine O-acyltransferase, whose protein sequence is MIHPTALVSPKAKLGENVTIGPYCVIGDDVELGDGCTLHSHVVIEGTSTIGRDNEFFPFAAIGGRTQDLKYAGEPTALIIGDRNVFRENTTIHRGTFDHTPTRIGNDNLFLCYSHVAHECQLGDHIILSNNGTLAGHVTVEDHAIVSGLAAVHQFCRIGCHAMIGGCSRIVQDIAPYTVVEGNPATTRALNQVGLQRRGFTPEDLGALKKAYKKLFLKKDGNLAIALSSLKADTPANNPHVKHLIAFIEGSQRGLTR, encoded by the coding sequence GTGATCCACCCCACCGCCCTCGTTTCCCCCAAGGCAAAGCTCGGCGAAAACGTCACCATCGGCCCCTACTGCGTCATCGGCGACGACGTCGAACTGGGCGATGGCTGCACCCTGCACTCCCACGTGGTCATCGAGGGCACCTCGACCATTGGCCGCGACAACGAGTTCTTCCCCTTCGCCGCGATCGGCGGAAGAACCCAGGATCTCAAATACGCCGGCGAGCCGACCGCCCTGATCATCGGCGACCGCAACGTCTTCCGCGAGAACACCACAATCCACCGGGGGACCTTCGACCACACGCCGACCCGGATCGGGAACGACAACCTGTTCCTCTGCTACTCCCACGTCGCCCACGAGTGCCAGCTCGGCGACCACATCATTCTCTCGAACAACGGCACGCTGGCCGGCCACGTGACGGTCGAGGACCACGCCATCGTCTCCGGACTTGCCGCCGTGCATCAGTTCTGCCGGATCGGCTGCCACGCGATGATCGGCGGCTGCTCGCGGATCGTGCAGGACATCGCCCCCTACACCGTGGTCGAGGGCAATCCGGCGACCACCCGCGCCTTGAACCAGGTCGGGCTCCAGCGCCGCGGCTTCACTCCCGAGGACCTCGGCGCCCTGAAGAAGGCCTACAAGAAGCTCTTCCTGAAGAAGGACGGCAACCTCGCGATCGCCCTGTCGTCACTGAAAGCCGACACCCCGGCCAACAATCCGCACGTCAAGCACCTCATCGCCTTCATCGAGGGCTCGCAGCGGGGATTGACGCGATAG
- a CDS encoding TspO/MBR family protein — protein sequence MPLWLKILISVIVAEVLGGLGGIITASSIGDWYAALNRPPGNPPNWVFGPVWTLLYALIGISFALVWHRAPRGKAKSAALIAFAVQFVLNLAWTPVFFGAHQIGAALVVIVGLLVAIAITIVRFRQLVPVSAALLVPYILWVGYATYLNAGYLVLNR from the coding sequence ATGCCCCTCTGGCTCAAAATTCTCATCAGCGTCATCGTCGCCGAAGTCCTTGGCGGACTCGGTGGCATCATCACGGCGTCTTCGATCGGCGACTGGTATGCCGCGCTGAACCGGCCGCCGGGCAATCCGCCGAACTGGGTCTTCGGACCCGTCTGGACCCTGCTTTACGCCCTGATCGGGATCAGCTTCGCGCTGGTCTGGCACCGGGCGCCGCGGGGCAAGGCCAAGTCGGCGGCACTGATCGCCTTCGCCGTGCAGTTCGTCCTGAATCTCGCGTGGACTCCGGTCTTCTTCGGCGCCCACCAGATTGGCGCGGCCTTGGTGGTGATTGTCGGGCTGCTGGTCGCGATCGCGATCACCATCGTGCGTTTCCGACAGCTGGTGCCGGTATCCGCTGCGCTGCTGGTGCCCTACATCCTGTGGGTCGGCTACGCGACCTACCTGAATGCCGGTTACCTCGTGCTGAACCGGTGA
- the serS gene encoding serine--tRNA ligase: protein MLDIREIREDADAVRERLKARGGDHWTLIDEVLACDEARRKAETEKQQLLSQRKQISKQIGMLKSKGEDSSAVEAEVRGLKEKIEQLDADSEAAGSRQTELLLNIPNTPHEACPVGADETANPVVREWGDKPDIAEPKDHLDLAEALGLISIDDATRIAGSGFAVYRGSGARLERALISFLLDLQSGEHGYEEVNVPHVVLRECMEGTGQLPKFEDDMYGTDADEDGRNQMFLAPTAEVPVTNLYRDTLLAEADLPKKLCAHTPCFRREAGSAGRDNRGIIRMHQFDKVELVQVVHPDTSFAVLEELLGHAQAALEKLGLHYRTIELCTGDLGFGSAKTYDIEVWAPGQGKYLEVSSCSCFTDYQARRMRLRFKDAEGKNRFCHTLNGSGTALPRLYVAILEQCQQPDGSIKLPAALVPYFGAEEIR from the coding sequence ATGCTGGACATCCGAGAGATCCGTGAGGACGCCGATGCCGTTCGCGAGCGCCTGAAGGCCCGCGGCGGCGACCATTGGACGTTGATCGACGAGGTCCTGGCCTGCGACGAAGCCCGCCGCAAGGCCGAGACCGAAAAGCAGCAGCTCCTGTCCCAGCGGAAGCAGATTTCCAAGCAGATCGGCATGCTCAAGTCGAAGGGCGAGGACAGCTCGGCCGTCGAGGCCGAGGTGCGCGGCCTCAAGGAGAAGATCGAGCAGCTCGACGCCGATTCGGAAGCGGCCGGCAGCCGCCAGACGGAGCTCCTTCTCAACATTCCCAACACGCCCCACGAGGCCTGCCCGGTCGGTGCCGACGAGACCGCGAATCCAGTCGTCCGCGAGTGGGGCGACAAGCCGGACATCGCCGAGCCGAAGGACCATCTGGATCTTGCCGAGGCGCTCGGCCTGATTTCGATCGACGACGCTACCCGCATCGCCGGTTCGGGCTTCGCGGTGTATCGCGGCAGCGGCGCCCGCCTCGAGCGCGCCCTGATCAGCTTCCTCCTCGACCTGCAGTCGGGCGAGCACGGCTATGAGGAGGTCAATGTCCCGCACGTCGTGCTGCGCGAGTGCATGGAAGGCACCGGCCAACTGCCGAAATTCGAGGACGACATGTATGGCACCGACGCCGACGAGGACGGACGCAACCAGATGTTCCTCGCGCCGACCGCCGAAGTGCCGGTGACGAATCTCTATCGCGACACCCTGCTCGCGGAGGCCGACCTGCCGAAGAAGTTGTGCGCGCACACGCCCTGCTTCCGCCGCGAGGCCGGCAGCGCGGGTCGCGACAACCGCGGCATCATCCGCATGCACCAGTTCGACAAGGTCGAGCTCGTGCAGGTCGTGCATCCGGATACGTCGTTCGCCGTACTTGAGGAATTGCTCGGCCACGCGCAGGCGGCCCTCGAAAAGCTCGGCCTCCATTACCGGACGATCGAGCTGTGCACCGGCGACCTCGGATTCGGCTCCGCCAAGACCTACGACATCGAGGTCTGGGCGCCGGGCCAAGGGAAGTATCTCGAAGTCTCGAGCTGCTCGTGCTTCACCGACTACCAGGCGCGCCGCATGCGCCTGCGTTTCAAGGACGCCGAGGGCAAGAACCGCTTCTGCCACACGCTCAACGGCTCCGGCACCGCCCTGCCCCGTCTCTACGTGGCGATCCTCGAGCAGTGCCAGCAGCCGGACGGCTCGATCAAGCTGCCCGCGGCCCTCGTGCCCTACTTCGGCGCCGAGGAGATCCGGTAG
- a CDS encoding sulfatase → MRTLAFLLLTAGFALAAGRPNVLMIAVDDLNHWVGHLERNPQTRTPNIDRLAAMGTTFTSAYCAVPACEPSRVALMGGRRPWTTGCYYNGDSWKRFQKPGEGLSAQFLKAGYRVAGAGKIYHSMGYHPEEWTEYIDASGMTLNGKGVSKYDGYLNRKTFPDLKDDDLLDWHAVDYCIERMMKEDEQPFFLACGLYKPHLPFVAPRKYYDDFPLKKVKLPPHRDDDLDDVPPAGVKMAKPQADHAKMVKNNQWKVAIQSYLATISYTDMNVGRLLDALEKSPHRDNTIVVLWSDHGWSLGEKKHWRKFALWEEPTRTVFIWSAPGVTKAGTKCDRPVDLMSVYPTLCSLASIEKPSHLEGQDITPLLRDPGATWEHPAITTHGRGNHAVRSGSHRYIRYANGDRELYDHRDDPYEWTNLAKNKESAKLIKEFDALLPEKEASESRKKSK, encoded by the coding sequence ATGAGAACCCTAGCTTTTCTTCTATTAACCGCCGGTTTCGCGCTGGCTGCCGGCCGGCCGAATGTCCTGATGATCGCGGTCGACGACCTCAACCACTGGGTCGGACACCTCGAACGGAACCCCCAGACCCGCACTCCGAACATCGACCGGCTCGCGGCGATGGGCACCACCTTCACCAGCGCCTACTGCGCCGTGCCCGCCTGCGAGCCGTCGAGGGTGGCACTGATGGGCGGGCGGCGTCCGTGGACCACCGGGTGCTACTACAACGGCGACTCGTGGAAGCGCTTCCAGAAACCCGGCGAGGGGCTGAGCGCCCAGTTCCTCAAAGCGGGCTACCGTGTCGCCGGCGCGGGCAAGATCTACCACTCGATGGGCTACCACCCGGAAGAGTGGACGGAGTACATCGACGCGTCCGGCATGACATTGAACGGCAAGGGAGTTTCGAAGTACGATGGTTACCTGAATCGGAAGACTTTCCCCGATCTGAAGGACGACGATCTTCTCGACTGGCACGCGGTCGATTACTGCATCGAGCGCATGATGAAGGAAGACGAGCAACCGTTCTTCCTCGCCTGCGGACTTTACAAGCCGCACCTGCCCTTCGTCGCTCCCCGGAAATACTACGACGATTTCCCGCTCAAGAAGGTCAAGCTGCCTCCCCATCGTGACGATGATCTCGATGACGTGCCGCCCGCCGGCGTGAAGATGGCAAAACCGCAGGCCGACCACGCGAAGATGGTGAAGAACAACCAGTGGAAGGTCGCAATCCAGTCGTATCTGGCGACCATTTCCTACACCGACATGAACGTCGGCCGGTTGCTCGACGCGCTGGAGAAGAGTCCGCATCGCGACAACACGATCGTGGTGCTGTGGAGCGACCACGGTTGGTCCCTTGGCGAGAAAAAGCACTGGAGGAAGTTCGCGCTGTGGGAGGAACCGACGCGGACCGTCTTCATCTGGTCGGCCCCGGGAGTGACCAAAGCGGGCACAAAGTGCGACCGCCCTGTGGACCTGATGAGTGTCTATCCGACGCTGTGCTCGCTGGCCTCGATCGAGAAGCCGTCCCACCTCGAAGGCCAAGACATCACGCCGCTGCTGCGCGATCCGGGTGCGACGTGGGAGCATCCTGCCATCACCACCCACGGGCGGGGCAATCACGCGGTCCGGAGCGGGAGCCACCGCTACATCCGCTACGCGAACGGCGACCGCGAACTCTACGACCACCGCGACGATCCCTATGAGTGGACGAATCTCGCGAAGAACAAGGAGTCGGCGAAGCTGATAAAGGAGTTCGACGCGTTGCTGCCGGAGAAGGAAGCATCTGAATCGCGCAAGAAGTCCAAATAG